One Eurosta solidaginis isolate ZX-2024a chromosome 1, ASM4086904v1, whole genome shotgun sequence genomic window, gggcgctcatctgagatcgctatttaaaaccaacgaaatcgaactacaaccactcccactttttcgatatcgaaaatttcgaaaaacggaaaaagtgcgataattcattgccaaaggcggataaagcgatgaagcttggcaggtgcattggccttatgacgcaaaatagaaaactagtaaaattgtggacaatgggcgtggcaccgcccacttttaaaagaaggtaatttcaaagttttgcaagctataatttcgcagtcgttgaagatatcatgatgaaatttggcaggcacgttactcctattactatgtgtgcgcTAAATAGAAATTACCaaacgcgcccacttttaaacaaattttttaaagtcaaattttaacaaaaaatttaatatctttacagtatataaataaattatgtcaacattcaactccagtaatgatatggtgtaacaaaatataaaaataaaagaaaatttcaaaatatgcgtgcactttttcatttaatttatctaggatacttttaatgccataagtcgaacaaaaatttagcaatccttgtgaaatttggtaggggcatatactctatgacgataactgttttctgtgataacgggcgaaatcggttgaagccacgcccagtttatatatacagtcggccgtctgtccttccgctcggccgttaacacgaaaacttgagcaaaaatcgatatatctttactaaacttagttcacatacttatctgaactcactttatcttatataaatataaaaaatatccgaaatccgactatgccacgcacactttttcgatatcgaaaattacgaaaaatgaaaaaatgcaataattctgtaccaaatatgaaaaaaagatgaaacatggtaattggattggtttattttatttaaaaaaaaaactttgtaaaatgggtgtgacacctaccatattaagtagaagaaaatgaaaatgttctgcacggcgaaatcaaaatcttggcaggaatactgttcgtggtatgacatatataaataaattagcggtacccaacagatgacgttctgggtcaccgtgatccacattttggtcgatatctcgaaaactccttcacatatacaactaagggttacttccttttaaaacccccattaatacctttaatttgatacccatatcgtacaaaacattatagagtcacctctggtccacctttatggcgatatcccgaaatggcggccacctatagaactatggcacactcccttttaaaatactctttaataccttccatttgaaacccatgtcatacaaacacattccagggtttccctaggttcattttgctacatggtgattttcccttatttgtctccaaagctctcagctgagtatgtaatgttcggttacacccgaacttaggcttccttacttgttaggttatggatatggcgagaaacgaaaaaccaattggttgggtatggtatggttatggcgttagcgatatggtatggcaccattaatcgattacattgatttccataaggaaggctcgatcagctgttttatctggttatggttataagtcaccattaattggccctttatccATAGTGAGAACCATACCCTAAGAAAATGGCACGAAACAATGTTTTGAAAGTTTAGCACGAAACAGAAACACAATTTTGTTCAAGTAAAATGTACTagaacaaataattaaaaaaatacataaaaaataaataaaaaagaatagataaaaatgtttaaacacTTCCTTTCTATAAATGGCTGGATGAGTAGCAGGGAATTTGTCCTTAAACACAGACATAATGAtgatgaattttgattttgaaactATAAAGGTAGACTGCAATTATCGACCTAAGATGATAACTCAAAGTCCATCAAGACTAACTTGGTGTAAGGTTTCAAGTGTCTacctcaatgagaagttactctaaaatcgattctacatgtTCTAAATGGATTTTCTAAATAcctttaaatatctcgatccctttcCCCAGAAACTCTTTTGTTCTAAATACTACACTTTTCCAACATTATATTTCTTCTAAATTATGTTTCAAGAATATAGCTCCACGAGAAGTTTCTCATTTTCTAAATATATATCTCAATATCCCGATATCTGCCCGAAATAAAAAATTGGTGGTATATTAAATATTACAACTTAATAGAACCCTTGGCTATATTTAAAGTGTCAGATCTGTAGGTTATCGCGAAGTTGCTTAAAACCCGAAGACAAAATTACCAAGTTCGGACGATTTTTTTTGCACGATCGCTGGATTTCCTAGTCAAAATTTGTTTCCCTCATGTCGCATGGTCATGGAGTTTAGAAGTATGTTCGTAGCTGCAAGAATCCAGCTCTAGGGGAAGTTACTCAAAGAGCGGTCGCAACTTTCCACATGTTGAAAATTGACTTTCTAAATCTATATCTATAAAATTCAATGCCTGTTCGTTTTGGCACTTATAACTTTTGAAATACAACATGGAATgcaatgaaattttgtatagtgAGTTTTTCGTAGGTGGAGCCGCGAGTTTAGTCTAGTTCCCTATATATCTCTTTACCCTGTCCAACCTAGTAAACTCGTTTATCGcaaatattacaatttactaGAGCCGAAAGTTTCtatcaaagtttcaggtctctgtgttatcgggaagttccttaaaactttGGAGCAAGATTTCTAAAGTCAGACGATTTTTTTAATGTTCACGATCCCTGAAGACCCTAGCGAAAGTTTGTTTCCCACGTGCTGCTTTGTCATGGTGTTCTGAAGTATATTCCTTGTTTTAAGAATCAGGCTTAActggaagttactcaaatagcggtcgtaATATTCCATATGTTCTAACTGGActttctgaatatctcgatccttgagcTATCTAGAACACTCTTTTATCCTAAATGTTTCAACCTTCTAGAGCCCGAAGCctcgttcaaagtttcaggtaaATAGGCTATAGGGAAGTTCTTTAAAGctctaaagtaaaataaaaatcctTGGATCACTTAGCAACATTTTTTCTCTCTAgccaaaaaatgtatcaaaaccTTGTTCTGATTTTGTCTAGCCGTCACCTTCTTTTATTGGGGCTTTTATTTTATATCATGCCATGTTTATGGTTAAGGTTTGGACTGCAAAAAATTAGTGGTTTAAATTTAACCAAAGAtgtttttgcaaattttggaaaaaaataaaattgctaTTATAGTTTTGTACCGAAAAGAAGTTTTATATACAGGTTTAAGCTCCCTCAAAATCGTTATTCTAACACTACTCACCTTCAATTGCATTCCTTCATTGTTATCGTCGCCACTTTGCTTTAGACCACTAAGAAAGCGCGCAAATACCGTTcgccttttgttttgatttcgtCCTTCTGTAGAACAGCATAAcagcaaaaaagaaataaaagttaaaaccaAATAAATTCCGTGATGGTGAATTCAATTCAAATAACTCATTGAATGCAAAACCACCAGCACAATTTTCATTGAATACCCACCTGTTGCCGAGAAATCGTAGAAGACATTTCGCCTAGCTCCAGGATAACTGTGTTGCATGCCATTCAGGTTAACCGTCGATTTCGAATCAATCGCAGTTCTGGCCATACGATTAACTAAATCGTTTTGTGTATAGCTGTATATTTCATTCTCCTCACGGTTTGAAAGGCAACTTGATGGCTGCAGgcggtcaaaaaaaaaataacaaaagatgCAAGATGAAAACAAATAAAGTACAAAGTGAAGTAACAAAATGCAACACCATCATTTGATAAAGTGCATTCAATAAAAACGATAAAAAACGTAAATTTGAGTTACACTAGCTGCATACGATATGTTTAAGAGCATAACAGTTTCAGGCTCATTGCAAATCCTACAGCCATACATCCATGGCGTATACGTACCAAATATTTTCCAGGCACATACAATGGTTGGCTATGACTTGTCGGCATGGTTGATTGATTTGCGATATTACCGCCGATCATACCGAATCCAATACCTAGAccaacaccaccaccaccaccaccaccacttaGCATTGCTGATATGGCGCTTTGACCTCCACTGCTGCTACTTCCACCCGTACGCCGCGATAAAGTGTGTCCAGTTGAAATGCGGACATGTCGTTCTTTCCATTTAGATACGCGCACTTCTTCGATTGCATCAAGCACGTCCTCATACGGCATATTAATTTGTTTGCTGTAGTGAGCAGCAAGGCCTTCTAAATAGCCACGTTTTCCCTCCTgaaataagaataaaaataagaaaaataaaactaacTGCAGTTTAAGTGCTGAAAAAATAGACCAAAAAGCTTCTGGGCCGCTGCAGGAAATTCGAATGCAAGCAACGTAGATTGGATGTAATAAAAAGTGCTGTATTACTAGATTTAAAAGGGACGTAAATCAATCTCTGCGATGTAGGAATAAATATTTAGGCAGAAAAAGGAGAGCCAAGGAAGCCAAAGGAGATAACAAAAAATCGCTGTCGGATATATTGTACCTCCATTGAGCGCTTGTAGCCAACAATTGGTCAGAAACACCTCTACCCTTGACAAGTGGAAGTATCAGTCATCGGTTTCTTAGCTAGCTCGAGGAATAGATACACTGAAAGAatatgggtcaattcaaccgaaatttctgtcaactTTTATccgtcgcaacaagatgttgaatcaactgcgcagaaatcgttgattcgtaattgaccgttttagtagtcaaatgaacaaaaaaagttgttgcgacagctttgtacgaaagtacatatgttgcggcatttgcaaggcagatgagttttcactgacatcttttcatggcagaaatgcactcggagtgcttgccgaacagtgccgatgTGCGACcgcgcttaggaaaattttcttctaattgaaaaactttatttctaaaatttttatgttgctttgcccggggtgtgaacccagggtcttcggtgtggtaggcggagcacgctaccatcaatccacggtggccgccatatacatacgtaaatatgtgatacatatagtacaaaaatacataagtacaaagtagagagcgcagtgaagTAGAGAGcgtttgaaatttgctcatgtattgactgttgatcgctgttgaaaagaccagtgagatcagttgtgagAACAGAACTTTGTTAACTTAAGAtctacaatttctcttctgttgaaatgactaaactgatttgttcgcttgacaaagaactcggtcgaattaaccataattcgatcaattttaccgaatctccgttaaatcaagaacaacagaaccgatttgttgaatttaatagcaccatttctttcagtgtacacagACAGGAAATGGATAATTAAATCCAAAGCAGACACCGCGTTCAGTTTGCAAGTACCCGTTTAGGCCCAAACACCAGCAATACCTTTGCTAGGGATATCTTTATGCACTGGCAGCGAGATAATTTCGATTAGAAAGTAGTAAGATGTCCCTGATTGTCTGACTAAATTTCCTAAGAGTGAGAGGGGCAGAGCATCACATTTATAACATCTTTAATAAACGAGGCATTTGACTGAAAACTCTCTTTAGTTTCCTGCGCACATATATTCCGGGCAGAAGGCTGCCCAGATACTTCCTGCTCATTATAATTTTCCGTCCAATTATTCCGTTGAGGGTATAATAGTGAATCAAGCAACTGGAGCACAATTTGGATAACTGATATACATGCGAAGCCTATCAGAAATTTGCAAGGTCCATGTTTTTATCTCTTCCTTTTAAACGTGAAAACGTAGTTTGTATTGCTCTCCAGACCAGAGCTCCATTGAAGAAAATAACTGTCAAGGATAATGCTTATACTATTGGCCATACATCAAGATTTGGGGAAAAAGCGAAACCAGAAACGCTTGCCATATATGGGAGCTAGCCCTCTACAGGTAATCCCTAAATATATCCACAATAGCACAGGAACTATGCATGTTTGCTTTCCCCAAGGAGAATAGGACACCGGCCATAGCTATCAGTAAAACAGATTTTTGCACTTTTGAGTTATGTGGTCACATTAGAAACGATCATCGCCCATCTTCCGTCCACTTCTTTCCGCCCCTCGGTAGGACGTCAGGGAAAAAGGGTTAGGGAAAAGGCaggtaaatttaaaagaaatggtACAGGAGAAATGGCGATAAAGAGTGGGACAAGGAGGGAGGAGAAGAGGTAAAGGTAGAGAGTAAGGGAGTGAATGATGGAAAAGAATagtaaaagggagtgggagaTGAAGGGAATAGAAAAAAGAAGAGAAACAAACCAATTGCCAGGAGACAGAGAAGGAAAGGGAACAACAAACATGTATAATTTAAAAAGGTTCCATGCTGTTGAAAAATTCAAGCCAtaaatcaggacaggtatgaaAATGGTGAGTTTATTAGTTCGCCGGTAGAGATTTTGTTCAAGAATGCCTAACCAAGGCAACCCTTAGTATTAAGATAGGCTATTTGTTAAATTTCTTGCCTGGCAccgttcaaaatttattttattcttccgTGGCATCATTTTTTACGAAGCTGATCGTATCATAAGTCAAGGTTTTTCGGATAACCGTATTAATTTTGCAGGAAACTCAAATTCAAAAAAGCAGCTCATTTCGCCTGAAGGTAGACTTAAAGCCGCATTGAAGCTCGTTGCCTCTGGACGTAAATCTATCGCACTATATGCTGTATGAAATATTATATGAGATATTAAGACTGGCCTTTACTAACAAGCTGATGTTATTAATGCCAAAACTGGCAGCAGCTctaaactttttcaccaatacattgtagacatgtatgcaaaaattgaaacgGAACGTCTCAATTTACTAGACATACAATAAACGGTCAATCATGCCACGCCTATTGGAGGCAATTAATATAAGAAGCCGAGGTATTAGGCACCTTCGCCTCATCACAGCAGAATTATGACGCTGTAATAAATTATTTTGTAAAAACTGGAAAAGTCATGATTTGGTGAAATTTTGGAAATtggatgtggcaccgcccacatttataagaagaaatttttaaagttttgcaagctgtaaatcaAAAGCAATATTTTATATGGCTTGGTAATCATTTTTTTCTCCAGAGCTCACTTTAATTCTTATCTGACAGCATATGCTAATGACACGATATTTTTACGTTTTATTTCCAAATATGAACAGCTTGGCGGATTATCCGTGCACATGCTGGGTTGCTGTAGAATGTCTTGAGAAATGTAACACATTACGGTTTCCTAGCTTCCTGCTAATCTTCATATTAGTAAGGTTACCATAGTATCCAAAAGTAGAATgacgttgtttttattttaatgataAAATTAATAGTATATGTTTTTTGTGCGTTTTGCCAGCCATGGCACATACAGCATCCTCGGGAGTCTTTCCTGTGCATCATAGTCATGTCTATGTGATTCATACACGAAAGAGTATGTACATATTCATATGTTCAAGacatataatattgttgtttttataggcagacaaaataataattaataaaaagttaCTTTTTCAGGGTACCTCTATAAGCATAAACTTAAATAGCAACCGCTCCTATGCATTCAAACACACTCATAAATATAAACCATGATTGTAACATACATGAGCACAAAGTTGGAGTATCAGCGACTTTGTCTTCTGAGCTTTTAGCTACTTGCAACGTCTGAGCTGGTTGAGAGCTATTGCAACCGCTTTGCACGTGCTTTAATTTACCTACAACGTTGCATCTACAAACACTTAACATTGAGCTTGCATGCTTAAATTCACTTCATGATTACCGCGCCGTTCCAACTGAGCCgaatcaaaaacaatttaaattatagaaaataaataaaaacaaactgcAGGTAGGCGCAGAGTCTGTAATGTCTTGTCATTATTTACAGGACCACATATCTTCATATAGTCAAGCCGCCGTCTGTAGTCTGCTCACATATAGTGCACTTGTAGCGAAATCTTATTCGTTTGTGAAATTTCTTGTAGTGCAATTAGAAGcattttttatgtatgtttgtttaatgatgtgttcagtttatacttatatttaagaattcatgagcttaacaccggcttataataattgattgtcaattattatgttttctaa contains:
- the LOC137244611 gene encoding uncharacterized protein isoform X1, coding for MQHNNIVCEWLRAIGMQQYAESFMENGYDELEICKQIGEIDLDAIGVDNTQHRNKLLKSVRALREKGAAIVYVMINDPKALSSSNEILATDCDGPTTMKELEAVMKRHLEADGIRLTAHPYSTPEGKRGYLEGLAAHYSKQINMPYEDVLDAIEEVRVSKWKERHVRISTGHTLSRRTGGSSSSGGQSAISAMLSGGGGGGGVGLGIGFGMIGGNIANQSTMPTSHSQPLYVPGKYLPSSCLSNREENEIYSYTQNDLVNRMARTAIDSKSTVNLNGMQHSYPGARRNVFYDFSATEGRNQNKRRTVFARFLSGLKQSGDDNNEGMQLKSSEKLKACSTMKRVEPHQNFEETIRRLKTQKKKAETHDKGIHDRSKAEMAHTMVSEMPLNNYTKHP